From the Synergistaceae bacterium DZ-S4 genome, one window contains:
- the trkA gene encoding Trk system potassium transporter TrkA: protein MFSIRSTAKGGIRLKIILVGAGEVGYYVAKDLSADGHDIIVVEENEERAQRVENDLDVIVVRGNGARPSVLERAGVKEGCEDISLLIACTNKDEVNIMACWIAKKMGIPHVIARAVGLEFTDNEGWARDLGIDMLISPERSVAREMEELLEVRGALHAVEIAGGKAGIYVFRIADDSLIKEMPLCEVRRKNPNLITLIVSIQRDGVSFVPKANDVLLPGDICYSMCYRDQVHQLESLFQPSLSKKLRRVFIIGAGKIGFQTAKRLIARTPGIDIRIVEEDKAKSERIAGELPEVLVICGDGADSDLLLSEGIDKADGFVAATEQDETNLMLAVLGKTLGASKSIAVVKRSNYLGMTEHLPVDSIVNRNQTLAQVIIRYVRYPGSSRVLMVFEEISSEALELTLSAGSPCLGRPLMDLHMPAGSVIGLIERGNELLIPTGKTELMEGDKIVVFASADIMPHAMETIGESLK, encoded by the coding sequence ATGTTCTCTATCAGGTCAACAGCGAAAGGCGGAATAAGGTTGAAGATCATTCTGGTTGGAGCAGGGGAAGTGGGTTATTACGTAGCCAAAGACCTTTCTGCGGACGGGCACGACATCATCGTGGTCGAAGAGAATGAAGAGAGGGCGCAGCGTGTAGAAAACGACCTTGACGTGATCGTTGTAAGGGGGAACGGAGCAAGGCCCAGCGTGCTTGAAAGGGCAGGCGTGAAAGAGGGCTGCGAAGACATTTCCCTCCTCATCGCATGTACCAACAAGGACGAAGTCAACATAATGGCATGTTGGATAGCAAAAAAAATGGGCATTCCGCATGTCATTGCAAGGGCTGTGGGCCTGGAGTTCACGGACAACGAAGGCTGGGCGAGGGATCTGGGAATAGATATGCTCATCTCCCCTGAAAGGTCAGTAGCGAGGGAGATGGAAGAGCTCCTTGAAGTCAGGGGAGCACTTCATGCTGTTGAGATCGCCGGAGGCAAGGCCGGGATCTATGTTTTCAGGATCGCGGATGACTCATTGATCAAGGAGATGCCGTTATGTGAGGTCAGGAGAAAAAATCCGAACCTCATCACCCTTATAGTTTCCATACAGAGAGACGGGGTAAGCTTTGTCCCCAAAGCTAACGATGTCCTGCTGCCCGGCGACATATGCTACTCCATGTGCTACCGCGACCAGGTCCACCAGCTGGAGTCGCTTTTTCAGCCCTCCCTTTCGAAAAAACTCCGCAGAGTCTTTATAATCGGTGCCGGGAAGATCGGTTTCCAGACGGCAAAGCGTCTCATCGCCAGGACTCCCGGAATAGATATCCGAATAGTTGAAGAGGACAAGGCAAAGAGCGAACGCATAGCGGGAGAACTGCCTGAAGTGCTTGTAATATGCGGGGACGGCGCAGACTCTGACCTCCTTCTTTCGGAAGGCATAGACAAGGCGGATGGTTTCGTCGCGGCAACTGAACAGGATGAGACCAACCTCATGCTTGCAGTCCTCGGAAAGACGCTTGGAGCTTCAAAGAGCATTGCGGTGGTGAAAAGGTCGAATTATCTGGGAATGACAGAGCATTTACCCGTAGATTCGATAGTGAACAGGAACCAGACCCTTGCGCAGGTCATCATACGGTACGTTCGCTACCCCGGATCATCCAGAGTCCTTATGGTTTTTGAAGAGATAAGTTCAGAGGCGTTGGAGCTTACCCTTTCTGCCGGGTCACCGTGTTTGGGGAGGCCCCTTATGGATCTGCACATGCCGGCCGGCTCTGTCATAGGCCTGATCGAGCGGGGAAATGAGCTTCTGATACCTACGGGAAAGACCGAACTAATGGAGGGAGACAAAATAGTAGTCTTTGCATCTGCCGATATCATGCCCCATGCAATGGAAACAATCGGAGAATCATTGAAGTGA
- a CDS encoding ABC transporter permease, whose translation MDFIVQGFFQSIRLIASMDEETLNIVLTTLRLTGLSMLFILGIGLPLGFALGYFDFPGKHFFRTVADTLLALPTVVVGLLVYAFISRRGPLGDFELLFTIRGMAIGQVILGLPIVISYTATAIEGLDNRLRLTLQTLGASGAKLAVTSLWEGRFQILVAALTSYGRIIGEVGSAMMLGGNIKWHTRTITTAITLETGKGDFALGIALGIVLLAISFALNISLSFIRRRVGNS comes from the coding sequence GTGGATTTTATTGTCCAGGGATTTTTTCAGTCCATAAGGCTTATCGCATCAATGGACGAGGAAACACTGAATATCGTGCTGACGACACTGAGGCTGACAGGGCTTTCAATGCTCTTCATACTTGGGATCGGACTTCCGCTGGGATTTGCCCTCGGATACTTCGATTTTCCGGGAAAGCACTTCTTCAGGACCGTGGCAGATACCCTTCTTGCCCTTCCTACCGTAGTAGTGGGCCTGCTGGTCTACGCCTTCATCTCCAGAAGAGGCCCGCTGGGCGATTTTGAGCTTCTCTTCACTATCAGGGGCATGGCGATAGGCCAGGTGATACTGGGCCTGCCCATTGTCATCTCCTATACGGCTACAGCTATCGAAGGACTTGACAACAGGCTGCGCCTTACGCTTCAGACTCTGGGCGCATCAGGCGCAAAACTGGCTGTTACCAGCCTCTGGGAAGGCCGCTTCCAGATCCTGGTCGCCGCATTGACCTCCTATGGAAGGATCATAGGAGAGGTCGGATCCGCTATGATGCTGGGCGGCAACATAAAATGGCACACGAGGACGATAACCACCGCTATCACGCTTGAGACCGGGAAGGGCGACTTCGCGCTCGGCATAGCCCTCGGGATCGTTTTGCTTGCAATATCTTTCGCCTTGAACATTTCACTCTCCTTCATCCGAAGAAGAGTGGGAAACAGCTGA
- a CDS encoding substrate-binding domain-containing protein — MKSNKRALLFITILAVCMLALSPFAYAKPPVLRMATTTSTDNTGLLDYMAPILLKDTGIEIQWVSVGTGKALEYGRNGDVDIVLTHDPAAEDKFMADGAGVNRRKVMYNDFVLIGPANDPAGIKGKPIGQAMATIAAKGQPLVSRADKSGTHAAELKLLKEAGVKDFDKASWYVQTGQGMLNTINIADERKGYALADRGTFIKYDANLKGKPGLVIVVEGDQQLLNMYTVMAVNPIKHPHAKYDLAIKYIDWITSSKVQKDIANFKLEGKQLFFPNAEIRAGH; from the coding sequence ATGAAAAGCAACAAGCGCGCATTACTTTTCATCACGATCCTTGCTGTATGCATGTTAGCACTGAGTCCTTTCGCATATGCGAAACCGCCCGTTCTCAGAATGGCAACGACCACAAGCACCGACAACACCGGACTGCTTGACTATATGGCTCCGATACTGCTGAAAGACACCGGGATCGAGATCCAGTGGGTATCAGTAGGTACGGGAAAGGCCCTTGAGTACGGACGCAACGGGGATGTCGACATCGTCCTTACACACGACCCGGCGGCTGAGGACAAATTTATGGCTGACGGAGCCGGAGTAAACCGCCGCAAGGTCATGTACAACGACTTTGTCCTTATCGGTCCCGCAAACGACCCTGCGGGCATAAAGGGGAAACCTATTGGCCAGGCCATGGCGACGATCGCAGCAAAGGGACAGCCGCTCGTAAGCCGCGCGGACAAATCGGGAACGCATGCGGCGGAGCTGAAACTTCTCAAAGAGGCCGGGGTCAAGGATTTTGACAAGGCATCATGGTATGTCCAGACCGGGCAGGGAATGCTCAACACGATCAACATCGCCGACGAGCGCAAAGGCTATGCCCTTGCGGACAGAGGAACATTCATCAAATATGACGCAAACCTCAAAGGCAAGCCGGGACTGGTGATAGTTGTCGAGGGAGACCAGCAGCTTCTGAACATGTACACGGTCATGGCAGTGAACCCGATCAAGCACCCCCATGCAAAGTATGACCTTGCCATCAAATACATCGACTGGATCACCTCTTCAAAGGTCCAGAAGGATATCGCCAACTTCAAGCTCGAAGGCAAGCAGCTCTTCTTCCCCAACGCGGAGATCAGAGCCGGACACTAA
- the glmS gene encoding glutamine--fructose-6-phosphate transaminase (isomerizing) — protein sequence MCGIMGYIGERDTTKIILEGLAKHEYRGYDSAGIAVIKEGTIHELRTTGRVQHLAEKVSAENFNGDFGIGHTRWATHGGVTENNAHPHLSSDKRVVLVHNGIIENAREIRADLEAQGIKFHTETDTESAVQYLASVYCGDPREAIVKLTKRIRGAFALVIMFHDKPNEIWVARKGSPLVVGHAGEEGFCASDPTALLEFTRDVWFMDDDEIARISKEGCHFYDFDGNPHKKESMHLDWDAAMTSRGSYPHFMLKEIHEQPEVVAHTLLGRVASNNVDLSQELSWTAEEIAGWKKIHFVACGTSHYATLVAARIMEELGNFEIRTEVASEYRYRNIPIGPDTLAVFVSQSGETADTLHAARLAKAKGARCIVVTNVRGSTIHREVGEGLITPAGPEIGVAATKTFMAQITVLTLLGLHLSKMKNELGPETEHRLVSALMDIPAKLASILGREKEIEAIARNFADARGFFFIGRGLAYPPALEGALKLKEISYLHAEAYPAGEMKHGPIALLDKELPVVALVPKNDLWEKTVSNIEESMARNSPIIAIATEGDTEIGHYSKNVMFTPDTEPELFPFIAVVPLQLFAYYIARQRGCDIDMPRNLAKSVTVE from the coding sequence ATGTGCGGCATCATGGGCTATATTGGAGAGAGAGACACTACAAAGATTATCCTGGAAGGGCTCGCTAAGCACGAATACAGGGGTTATGACTCCGCGGGAATAGCAGTAATAAAAGAAGGCACGATACATGAGCTCCGTACGACCGGAAGGGTCCAGCATCTGGCAGAGAAGGTCTCGGCAGAAAATTTCAACGGCGATTTCGGGATAGGCCACACAAGGTGGGCTACCCACGGAGGGGTCACCGAAAACAATGCCCACCCGCACCTCAGCAGCGACAAGAGGGTCGTCCTGGTCCATAACGGCATAATTGAGAACGCCAGGGAGATACGTGCCGATCTGGAGGCGCAAGGTATAAAATTCCATACTGAAACTGATACCGAATCGGCAGTACAGTATCTAGCGAGTGTCTACTGCGGCGATCCCAGGGAAGCGATAGTAAAACTTACAAAGAGGATAAGAGGCGCCTTTGCCCTTGTTATAATGTTCCATGATAAACCGAACGAGATATGGGTCGCAAGAAAAGGTTCTCCTCTGGTCGTAGGACACGCGGGTGAAGAGGGTTTCTGTGCCTCTGACCCTACCGCCCTGCTGGAATTCACCAGGGACGTATGGTTTATGGACGATGACGAGATAGCCAGGATCTCAAAGGAAGGCTGCCACTTCTATGATTTCGACGGGAACCCGCACAAAAAGGAATCGATGCATCTGGACTGGGATGCGGCGATGACGAGCAGGGGCAGCTATCCTCACTTCATGCTCAAGGAGATACACGAGCAGCCCGAAGTTGTAGCTCATACCCTTCTCGGAAGGGTCGCCTCCAACAACGTGGATCTCAGCCAGGAACTGAGCTGGACAGCCGAAGAGATAGCAGGCTGGAAGAAGATACATTTCGTTGCATGCGGCACTTCCCACTACGCCACGCTGGTGGCTGCGCGCATCATGGAAGAACTCGGAAACTTCGAGATAAGGACAGAGGTGGCATCGGAATACCGTTACCGGAACATCCCGATAGGCCCCGACACCCTTGCCGTATTCGTATCTCAGTCCGGGGAGACAGCCGACACGCTTCACGCCGCGAGGCTTGCCAAAGCTAAGGGAGCCAGATGCATAGTGGTCACCAATGTGCGCGGATCCACTATCCACCGCGAAGTAGGCGAGGGACTGATAACACCTGCGGGTCCGGAGATCGGAGTCGCGGCCACAAAGACTTTCATGGCGCAGATAACGGTGCTCACGCTTCTGGGGCTCCACCTCTCAAAAATGAAAAATGAACTCGGACCGGAGACCGAGCACAGGCTCGTATCAGCGCTCATGGACATACCCGCAAAGCTGGCTTCCATACTGGGAAGAGAAAAGGAGATCGAAGCGATCGCAAGGAATTTTGCGGACGCCAGAGGATTCTTCTTCATAGGCAGGGGTCTGGCCTATCCGCCCGCACTGGAGGGCGCGCTCAAGCTCAAGGAGATCTCTTACCTGCATGCGGAGGCTTACCCGGCAGGTGAGATGAAACACGGACCCATAGCGCTGCTTGATAAGGAGCTTCCGGTCGTCGCACTGGTACCCAAAAACGACCTCTGGGAGAAGACTGTTTCGAACATCGAGGAATCTATGGCGAGGAACTCGCCCATAATAGCTATCGCCACGGAGGGAGACACAGAGATCGGACACTATTCGAAGAATGTGATGTTTACTCCCGATACCGAACCGGAACTCTTCCCCTTTATCGCAGTTGTTCCCCTGCAGCTTTTCGCATACTACATCGCAAGGCAGCGCGGCTGTGATATCGATATGCCGAGAAACCTCGCCAAATCTGTGACAGTGGAATAA
- a CDS encoding energy-coupling factor ABC transporter ATP-binding protein — protein sequence MTKSDPTAESFPDPAKDPGRTGTMTGGDTMGPRIIYEIRDLTHSYGKGPQTLDIDYLRICEGSVTGIVGPNGSGKSTLLRILAFLEPYTGGSLSFESADTSGNVVDIRKNVTYLLQNSYLLKRSVFENIAYGLRLRNETEGLHERVHDSLERVGLSPKKFAQRPWYRLSGGEVQRVALAARLALHPKVLILDEPTANVDESSALLVKDAAVSAWKEWGTTVIVATHDLAWLTEVSTDIISLYRGRIVGHGTENLVHGPWIRENGSVVRKLSDGQKIHALASGREEHSAVVINPSNISLLPTLSEPIRGMNMLRGTVTSMTLERATGSALISVQTGDIVLKSRMLVEKMKEDKISPASEVILTFSPENVRWI from the coding sequence ATGACAAAATCAGACCCGACGGCAGAGTCCTTCCCGGATCCGGCAAAGGATCCGGGAAGGACCGGTACAATGACCGGAGGAGACACAATGGGACCAAGGATCATTTATGAGATAAGAGATCTCACCCACAGCTATGGAAAAGGGCCCCAGACCCTTGATATCGACTATCTGAGGATCTGCGAAGGCAGCGTTACCGGCATAGTCGGCCCCAACGGAAGCGGCAAATCCACTCTTCTGAGGATCCTTGCCTTTCTGGAACCATACACTGGCGGCTCTCTCTCTTTCGAAAGCGCTGATACCTCCGGCAATGTGGTGGATATCAGAAAAAACGTGACATACCTCCTCCAAAATTCCTATCTCCTGAAGCGCTCCGTCTTTGAGAACATCGCTTACGGGCTGAGACTGAGAAATGAGACAGAGGGCCTCCATGAAAGGGTGCATGATTCCCTTGAACGGGTGGGCCTATCCCCGAAAAAATTTGCACAGAGGCCCTGGTACAGGCTCTCTGGGGGTGAAGTACAGCGTGTGGCTCTGGCCGCAAGGCTGGCGCTCCACCCCAAGGTGCTCATCCTTGACGAACCTACCGCCAACGTCGATGAATCGAGCGCCCTGCTTGTCAAGGATGCCGCGGTCTCAGCCTGGAAAGAGTGGGGCACTACGGTAATAGTTGCTACCCACGACCTCGCGTGGCTGACCGAGGTCTCTACGGACATTATAAGCCTCTACCGCGGCAGGATAGTAGGGCACGGGACAGAAAATCTCGTTCACGGACCGTGGATAAGGGAGAATGGAAGCGTTGTACGAAAACTTTCGGACGGACAGAAGATCCATGCCCTCGCATCAGGTAGAGAGGAACACAGCGCCGTAGTCATAAATCCTTCGAATATTTCACTCCTTCCAACGCTGTCAGAACCGATCCGGGGTATGAATATGCTAAGGGGAACGGTAACGAGCATGACGCTTGAGAGAGCGACCGGATCTGCGCTTATTTCAGTCCAGACCGGTGATATCGTCTTGAAATCACGGATGCTTGTCGAAAAAATGAAAGAAGATAAGATTTCCCCGGCTTCGGAGGTCATCCTCACCTTTTCACCGGAAAACGTCCGCTGGATATAG
- a CDS encoding metallophosphoesterase, whose protein sequence is MTTLHLPANLPKPTLEEIRNCPVRSRIDDIYVRAGLNPPPVDGRDMILHISDTPSTMFPYLRRAIKRLRPAWIVHTGDLVDDVKLEIRPGMLDLYRKKLRILLDLLSEETCGAILITGNHDHLPTLLKMTENSTVQVWSRPGRFYIGSFRFRAGHTYEDVMNDAGEYNLFGHSLEHPTAIDACGRFFLNGLEKMHLIHMETGDVIPFKYPPGTNDARLERKRISL, encoded by the coding sequence ATGACTACGCTGCATCTGCCAGCTAACCTGCCCAAGCCGACGCTTGAGGAGATAAGAAACTGTCCTGTAAGAAGCAGGATAGACGATATCTATGTGCGCGCGGGACTCAATCCTCCTCCGGTAGACGGCAGGGACATGATACTGCATATCTCCGACACCCCGTCGACGATGTTCCCCTATCTGCGCAGGGCGATAAAGCGCCTTCGTCCCGCATGGATAGTACATACAGGCGACCTGGTGGACGACGTCAAGCTTGAGATCAGGCCGGGGATGCTGGATCTTTACAGGAAAAAACTCCGGATCCTTTTGGACTTGCTGTCGGAGGAGACATGCGGGGCCATCCTTATTACAGGAAACCATGACCATCTTCCGACCTTGCTGAAAATGACTGAGAACTCCACCGTCCAGGTTTGGAGCAGGCCCGGCCGGTTTTATATCGGAAGCTTCCGCTTCAGGGCCGGTCATACCTATGAGGATGTAATGAACGACGCCGGAGAGTACAACCTCTTCGGACACAGCCTTGAACATCCTACCGCGATAGATGCGTGCGGCAGGTTCTTTCTCAACGGACTGGAGAAAATGCACCTTATACACATGGAGACGGGAGACGTTATCCCCTTCAAATATCCCCCGGGGACAAACGACGCCAGACTGGAACGCAAACGAATCTCGCTGTGA
- a CDS encoding substrate-binding domain-containing protein, producing the protein MRKIRSALALTLILLFSVPAFAGTIKLSSTIGPVDAGIVPLLAETYKAKTGTDFVIEKAGTGATLNKAKTGNFDMVVVHARALEDQFIKEGFGQNRQDIMYNDFVILGPKEDPAGIKGMKSAAEAFKTIAAKGAPFISRGDMSGTHVSEMNVWKAAGIKPDGDKDEWYTVFSLGNLGNGATTDFTDKRNAYTIMDRATYLTKKKGLRIVPLVEGDPILLNLIAAIEVSPKRFSNVNNTDVVKFVNWLCDDEAQMIIKDFKVKEFGEPLFFPNSDQWNKKHPK; encoded by the coding sequence ATGAGAAAGATCAGATCAGCACTTGCATTGACCCTTATATTGCTCTTTTCCGTCCCCGCATTTGCAGGAACGATCAAACTTTCAAGCACCATCGGTCCCGTAGACGCCGGGATCGTCCCCCTTCTTGCTGAGACATACAAAGCGAAGACCGGAACCGACTTTGTAATTGAAAAGGCAGGCACCGGCGCGACGCTGAACAAGGCAAAGACCGGAAACTTCGACATGGTCGTCGTACATGCAAGAGCCCTTGAAGACCAGTTCATAAAGGAAGGCTTCGGGCAGAACCGTCAGGACATAATGTACAATGATTTCGTTATACTCGGCCCCAAGGAAGACCCTGCAGGTATCAAAGGGATGAAGTCAGCCGCCGAAGCCTTCAAGACGATAGCGGCCAAGGGAGCTCCTTTCATCAGCCGCGGAGACATGTCAGGGACGCACGTTTCTGAGATGAATGTCTGGAAGGCAGCCGGCATTAAGCCCGACGGGGATAAGGACGAATGGTATACGGTCTTTTCACTCGGCAATCTTGGCAACGGTGCTACAACTGATTTCACGGATAAGCGCAACGCATACACGATCATGGACAGGGCTACATACCTTACAAAGAAAAAGGGACTGAGGATCGTTCCGCTCGTAGAGGGCGATCCGATCCTTCTGAACCTGATCGCTGCAATAGAGGTAAGCCCGAAGCGGTTCTCCAACGTCAACAACACCGATGTCGTCAAATTCGTTAACTGGCTCTGCGACGACGAAGCTCAGATGATCATAAAGGATTTCAAGGTCAAGGAGTTCGGAGAACCTCTCTTCTTCCCCAACTCGGATCAGTGGAACAAGAAGCATCCAAAATAA
- a CDS encoding GIY-YIG nuclease family protein, translating into MTAWVYILRCSDGTLYTGWTNDIGKRLAAHNKGTASKYTRGRRPVELVWKEGFGTREEAMSREVSIKSLTKAQKMMILKNG; encoded by the coding sequence ATGACGGCCTGGGTCTACATCCTAAGGTGCTCGGACGGCACCCTCTACACCGGATGGACTAATGACATCGGGAAGCGGCTCGCTGCCCACAACAAAGGGACAGCATCCAAGTACACCAGAGGCAGGAGGCCCGTTGAGCTTGTATGGAAAGAGGGCTTCGGGACCAGGGAAGAGGCAATGTCAAGGGAGGTATCTATTAAGTCCCTGACAAAGGCACAAAAGATGATGATACTTAAAAATGGATAA
- a CDS encoding sodium-dependent transporter: protein MAEIKQGGEQFSSRWGLIATILGMAVGTGNIWRFPRELAACGGGAFLVIYVIALFTWAVPLICAESVFGKKTRMANAGAFKVLLGDKWTWMGAWAGMVCVMLGAYYVVVLGWVMKYLSLIATGFLTTVQTGGTDLTSQVWKDFALTPPSVEAWMWFVGAVLISAVIIARGVQGGIEKANKVLIPSVYVILAILILRVVTLPGASKGLEFMFTIDPAGFTNPDIWLRAYTQVAWSTGAGWGMFHVFYVYSAKDEDIMLNSFTVAFGDTTAATLAGMVVIPAVFALAPDPMAVMKSGANGLTFVNLTNLFAHTTGGFILGILFFLALFSAALSSVIAMIELGCRNLMDMGFSRIKATAYVTGFFLLVGSWSALDNGIFENQDMVWGVALLMVGLLYAVAAMKYGVDKLWKDDIEPCSDLRVEWLWKGIRFFPVLFTLVWGWWFYQAMTWYPGEWFKFWPLQKYAYTPGSMVVEWVILAVILIALNGAMAKRLIHANVLD, encoded by the coding sequence ATGGCTGAAATCAAACAGGGCGGAGAACAGTTTTCAAGCCGCTGGGGGCTTATTGCTACAATTCTTGGAATGGCCGTCGGCACAGGGAACATTTGGCGCTTCCCGCGCGAATTGGCGGCATGCGGCGGGGGCGCGTTCCTCGTCATTTATGTAATTGCGTTGTTTACTTGGGCTGTACCCCTTATCTGCGCCGAATCCGTTTTCGGTAAAAAGACCCGTATGGCGAACGCAGGAGCCTTTAAGGTCCTCCTGGGAGACAAATGGACATGGATGGGTGCCTGGGCTGGGATGGTCTGCGTCATGCTCGGTGCCTATTATGTCGTCGTCCTTGGGTGGGTAATGAAATATCTTTCTCTCATAGCCACCGGATTCCTCACCACTGTCCAAACGGGCGGGACGGATCTGACCAGCCAGGTCTGGAAAGATTTTGCCCTTACTCCGCCAAGTGTAGAAGCCTGGATGTGGTTCGTCGGAGCCGTCCTTATTTCTGCCGTTATTATTGCACGGGGAGTACAGGGAGGAATTGAGAAGGCAAACAAGGTCCTGATCCCGTCGGTCTATGTAATTCTGGCGATATTGATTTTACGTGTGGTGACGCTTCCGGGTGCCTCGAAGGGTCTGGAATTTATGTTCACCATCGACCCGGCGGGTTTCACAAATCCAGATATCTGGCTTCGCGCTTATACTCAGGTAGCATGGTCGACCGGAGCCGGCTGGGGAATGTTCCACGTATTTTACGTCTATTCTGCCAAGGACGAGGACATCATGCTCAATTCATTCACGGTGGCATTCGGAGATACGACGGCTGCAACACTCGCCGGTATGGTCGTTATCCCTGCTGTCTTTGCCCTGGCTCCCGATCCGATGGCTGTTATGAAGTCAGGCGCCAACGGGCTCACGTTTGTCAACTTGACGAACCTTTTCGCGCATACGACCGGGGGATTCATTCTGGGGATACTCTTCTTCCTGGCGCTATTCTCGGCGGCTTTGAGCTCTGTCATAGCGATGATCGAGCTTGGATGCCGCAACCTGATGGACATGGGATTCAGCCGCATTAAGGCTACTGCATATGTGACTGGATTTTTCCTCCTGGTCGGGAGCTGGTCCGCACTTGACAACGGTATATTCGAGAACCAGGACATGGTCTGGGGCGTGGCGCTCCTCATGGTCGGGCTTCTCTACGCCGTCGCGGCGATGAAATACGGTGTGGACAAGCTCTGGAAGGATGACATCGAACCCTGCTCCGACCTTCGCGTAGAATGGCTGTGGAAGGGCATCAGATTCTTCCCCGTCCTCTTCACTTTAGTGTGGGGCTGGTGGTTCTATCAGGCGATGACCTGGTACCCGGGTGAGTGGTTCAAATTCTGGCCGCTTCAGAAATACGCATATACTCCCGGATCTATGGTAGTTGAATGGGTTATCCTCGCTGTTATCCTCATCGCGCTGAACGGCGCCATGGCCAAGAGGCTTATCCACGCCAACGTGCTGGATTAG